A stretch of the uncultured Cohaesibacter sp. genome encodes the following:
- a CDS encoding sugar ABC transporter permease: MKSVNQKAWFFVLPVLVLVAFNALIPMMTVVNYSVQETFGDNLFFWQGLDWFQQILRSERFHNALGRQFLFTGLILVIEVPLGIAIALSMPKKGFWVPVCLVTMALPMLIPWNVVGAMWNIFTLPDIGLLGYFMNHTLGIDYNMTQSPFAAWVTIIVMDVWHWTSLVVLLSYAGLVSIPDAFYQAAEVDGASRWAVFRYIQLPKMKQVLTIAILLRFMDSFNIYTEPFTLTGGGPGNSTTLLSIDLVKIALGQFDLGPAAAMSLIYFAITLLVSWLFYTLMNRDVQQADKPTDH, translated from the coding sequence ATGAAAAGCGTCAATCAAAAAGCCTGGTTCTTTGTCCTGCCGGTCCTTGTTCTGGTGGCCTTCAACGCCCTCATTCCGATGATGACCGTTGTCAATTATTCGGTGCAGGAAACCTTTGGCGACAATCTGTTTTTCTGGCAGGGGCTCGACTGGTTCCAGCAGATCCTGCGGTCCGAACGCTTTCACAATGCCCTTGGACGCCAGTTCCTCTTCACCGGTCTCATTCTGGTGATCGAAGTGCCGCTGGGTATCGCCATTGCCCTGTCGATGCCGAAAAAGGGCTTCTGGGTGCCGGTCTGCCTTGTCACCATGGCCTTGCCAATGTTGATCCCGTGGAATGTGGTCGGGGCGATGTGGAACATCTTCACCCTGCCGGATATCGGCCTTCTGGGTTATTTCATGAACCACACATTGGGCATTGACTATAACATGACCCAAAGTCCCTTTGCCGCTTGGGTGACGATCATCGTCATGGATGTCTGGCACTGGACGTCGCTGGTGGTGTTGCTTTCCTATGCCGGTCTGGTCTCGATTCCCGATGCCTTCTATCAGGCCGCAGAAGTCGATGGCGCCTCCCGCTGGGCGGTCTTTCGCTATATCCAGCTGCCGAAAATGAAGCAGGTCCTGACCATTGCCATCCTGCTGCGCTTCATGGACAGCTTCAACATCTATACAGAGCCCTTCACCCTGACCGGTGGCGGGCCGGGCAACTCGACGACCTTGCTTTCCATCGACCTTGTCAAGATTGCCCTTGGCCAGTTCGACCTTGGGCCGGCGGCTGCCATGTCGCTGATCTATTTCGCCATCACGCTTCTGGTGTCCTGGCTCTTCTATACCCTGATGAACCGCGATGTTCAGCAGGCTGACAAGCCAACGGACCACTAG
- a CDS encoding M56 family metallopeptidase, which translates to MITVGSILDVYLNVNILLIAAFGIWVGTCAAMRASGIAGDKGLALKLLKMMVLSCFLFPLMVFLYDQVMRPQGAEHALSLSLSDLMVSQYLRGSLDIKAAELDLLLGLRARLTDEFLALQSVFALVTAGLLGLGLLIGLGRLWISLYRLHVVLNKSYAWRRFGNVHLILSEMVTTPFSTRSLFRRYIVVPVDMLGRSKDLRMALGHEFQHLRQHDTEWELVLEFLRPLFFWNPAFHLLKRDIERLRELSCDQQVISRKDVNIRDYCECLLRTCEMGLRRREQTLRARPSVAFVQLDLSITGKPTSAFLEQRMLTLFEAGNARRNRALFTAILIPVLALVGLVAVMMQKPNDWSHERIMFSTVINLDRLAARNH; encoded by the coding sequence ATGATAACGGTCGGGTCGATCCTTGATGTCTATCTGAATGTAAATATCCTGCTGATTGCCGCTTTTGGAATTTGGGTCGGAACATGTGCCGCCATGAGGGCCTCCGGTATTGCCGGGGACAAGGGCTTGGCACTCAAACTGCTCAAGATGATGGTCTTGAGCTGCTTCCTGTTCCCCCTCATGGTCTTTTTGTACGATCAGGTGATGCGCCCCCAGGGGGCGGAACATGCGCTTTCGCTAAGCCTGTCCGATCTGATGGTATCGCAATATCTGCGCGGATCCCTTGATATCAAGGCAGCCGAGCTGGATCTCCTGTTGGGCCTGCGTGCCCGGTTGACCGACGAATTCCTTGCGCTGCAAAGCGTCTTTGCGCTGGTCACCGCTGGCCTGTTGGGCCTTGGGCTTCTCATCGGCCTTGGTCGTCTGTGGATCAGCCTCTATCGCCTGCATGTGGTCCTGAACAAAAGCTATGCATGGCGCCGTTTTGGCAATGTCCATCTGATCCTGTCGGAAATGGTGACAACGCCTTTCTCGACGCGCAGTCTGTTCCGCCGCTATATCGTGGTGCCTGTCGACATGCTTGGCCGCAGCAAGGATCTGCGCATGGCTCTTGGTCACGAATTCCAGCATTTGCGTCAGCATGATACCGAATGGGAACTGGTGCTGGAATTTCTACGCCCGCTCTTTTTCTGGAACCCGGCCTTCCATTTGCTCAAACGGGACATCGAACGCCTGCGCGAACTGAGCTGTGATCAACAGGTTATCAGCCGCAAAGACGTCAATATCCGCGATTATTGCGAATGCCTTCTTCGGACCTGTGAAATGGGCCTGCGCCGTCGGGAGCAAACCCTGCGTGCCCGCCCAAGCGTTGCCTTCGTTCAGCTCGATCTGTCAATCACCGGCAAACCGACCTCGGCTTTCCTCGAACAGCGCATGCTGACCTTGTTTGAGGCTGGCAATGCCAGACGCAATCGGGCGCTTTTCACAGCCATCTTGATTCCGGTGCTGGCTCTGGTCGGTTTGGTCGCGGTGATGATGCAAAAGCCAAATGATTGGAGCCATGAGCGGATCATGTTCTCCACCGTCATCAATCTCGACCGACTGGCGGCCCGCAATCACTAG
- a CDS encoding ABC transporter ATP-binding protein, giving the protein MAKITLSGLRHSYYPNPTGPDDYALKQLDISWQNGGAYALLGPSGCGKSTLLNIISGLLVPSEGKILFDEQDVTTLKPAERNIAQVFQFPVIYDTMSVYDNLAFPLRNRGVDEATVKNRVMTIATMLEVTDMLKVKAAGLSPDNKQKISMGRGLVREDINVVMFDEPLTVIDPHLKWKLRSKLKELHQELRATMIYVTHDQTEALTFADQVVVMQEGEVVQIGTPVELFERPTHTFVGHFIGSPGMNILPCEVKGDAALFHGTPVALEGDITGGTAGGSGGKTEIGVRPEHITFAEAGLAARVRKVADVGRHNVVEAMVGDTAISVITEQQPPNPGDEVHLALDANRTRLYRDGWIATTRQGA; this is encoded by the coding sequence ATGGCAAAGATCACGCTTTCAGGTTTGCGGCATTCCTACTATCCGAACCCGACCGGTCCGGATGATTATGCCCTCAAGCAGTTGGATATTTCCTGGCAGAATGGTGGCGCATACGCCCTGTTGGGGCCATCCGGCTGCGGCAAGTCGACCTTGCTCAACATCATTTCCGGTCTTCTTGTCCCTTCGGAAGGCAAGATCCTGTTTGACGAACAGGACGTCACCACGCTCAAGCCCGCAGAACGCAACATCGCGCAGGTCTTCCAGTTCCCGGTCATTTACGACACGATGAGCGTCTATGACAATCTAGCCTTTCCCTTGCGCAATCGAGGGGTGGATGAAGCCACGGTCAAGAACCGGGTGATGACCATTGCCACCATGCTCGAAGTCACCGACATGCTCAAGGTCAAGGCAGCGGGCCTGTCACCAGACAACAAGCAGAAAATCTCCATGGGACGCGGCTTGGTGCGTGAGGACATCAATGTGGTGATGTTCGACGAGCCGCTGACCGTCATCGATCCCCATCTCAAATGGAAATTGCGCTCGAAACTCAAGGAGCTGCATCAAGAGCTTCGCGCCACCATGATCTATGTGACCCACGACCAGACCGAGGCGCTGACCTTTGCCGATCAGGTGGTGGTGATGCAGGAGGGCGAGGTGGTCCAGATCGGCACGCCGGTCGAATTGTTCGAACGCCCAACCCACACCTTTGTCGGCCATTTCATTGGCTCACCGGGCATGAATATCCTGCCCTGCGAGGTGAAGGGGGATGCGGCTCTGTTCCATGGCACACCCGTCGCGCTCGAAGGGGACATCACCGGCGGCACAGCGGGTGGCTCTGGCGGCAAAACCGAAATCGGGGTCCGGCCGGAACATATCACCTTTGCCGAGGCAGGGCTTGCCGCCCGCGTCCGAAAGGTCGCCGATGTCGGCCGCCACAATGTGGTGGAAGCCATGGTTGGCGATACCGCCATTTCCGTCATCACCGAACAACAGCCACCCAATCCGGGCGACGAAGTGCATCTGGCGCTCGACGCAAACCGCACCCGTCTTTACCGGGATGGCTGGATTGCCACCACCCGCCAAGGCGCATGA
- a CDS encoding carbon starvation protein A yields MLFFLICVALLVLGYFTYGVFVERIFGPEPNRKTPCWTKEDGVDYVNMPTWKVFFIQLLDIAGLGPIFGPILGALYGPQAMLWVVLGSIFAGGVHDYFSGMLSVRSGGKSIPEVVGDEMGMAARHVLRIFSVVLLLLVGVVFILGPAKLLSNMTGFNVSLLVGAIFVYYFVATILPIDKIIGSLYPIFGVLLLFMTFGVLGGLIFNGYELMPNLDFTTNVHPNDLPIWPLLFITLSCGAISGFHSTQSPLMARCMRNEKHGRPIFYGAMIVEGIIALIWVAAGVSFYENSAALQATIASGSPAAVVNEVCNTMLGPVGGFLAILGVIVLPITSGDTAFRSTRLILAETFKMDQTKIAKRLMIALPLFGIAFMISQVPFALVWRYFGWSNQMLSMLVLWSAAIWLVRNAKLHWIATVPAVFMTAVNAAFILQAQIGFGLPANFSNIASVFIAFGALVAFLMFVRPAGHVSGGMKPGATS; encoded by the coding sequence ATGCTCTTTTTCCTCATCTGTGTCGCGCTGCTCGTGCTCGGCTATTTCACATATGGTGTCTTTGTCGAAAGAATCTTCGGCCCGGAACCAAATCGCAAAACTCCATGCTGGACCAAGGAAGATGGTGTTGACTATGTCAACATGCCGACCTGGAAAGTCTTCTTCATCCAGCTGCTCGACATTGCCGGCCTCGGCCCGATCTTCGGCCCGATCCTTGGCGCTCTTTATGGCCCCCAGGCCATGCTGTGGGTGGTCCTTGGCTCGATCTTTGCCGGTGGCGTGCATGACTATTTCTCCGGTATGCTGTCGGTTCGTTCCGGCGGGAAATCCATTCCGGAAGTGGTCGGCGACGAGATGGGCATGGCCGCCCGTCACGTTCTGCGGATTTTCTCTGTCGTGCTGTTGCTTCTGGTCGGTGTTGTCTTCATTCTTGGCCCGGCAAAATTGCTCAGCAACATGACCGGCTTCAACGTATCCCTGCTGGTCGGTGCGATCTTCGTCTATTATTTCGTCGCCACGATCCTGCCAATCGACAAGATTATTGGCAGCCTCTATCCGATTTTTGGCGTCTTGTTGCTGTTCATGACCTTCGGCGTTCTGGGCGGTCTGATCTTCAATGGCTATGAATTGATGCCGAATCTCGATTTCACCACCAACGTGCATCCCAATGACTTGCCAATCTGGCCATTGCTCTTCATTACCTTGTCGTGTGGTGCCATTTCAGGCTTCCATTCCACCCAGTCGCCGCTGATGGCACGTTGTATGCGCAACGAAAAACATGGTCGCCCGATCTTCTATGGCGCCATGATCGTTGAAGGCATCATTGCCCTGATCTGGGTCGCTGCCGGTGTTTCCTTCTATGAGAATTCCGCAGCCCTTCAAGCCACGATCGCTTCGGGGTCTCCGGCCGCCGTCGTCAACGAAGTCTGCAACACCATGCTTGGCCCAGTGGGCGGCTTCCTTGCCATCCTCGGCGTAATCGTACTGCCCATCACCTCTGGTGATACGGCCTTCCGTTCGACCCGCCTGATCCTGGCTGAAACCTTCAAAATGGACCAGACCAAGATCGCCAAGCGTCTGATGATCGCTCTGCCACTGTTCGGCATCGCCTTCATGATTTCGCAGGTGCCATTTGCTCTGGTATGGCGTTACTTCGGTTGGTCGAACCAGATGCTGTCTATGCTGGTTCTGTGGTCTGCTGCCATCTGGCTGGTTCGCAATGCCAAGCTTCACTGGATCGCAACGGTTCCTGCCGTCTTCATGACCGCTGTCAATGCGGCCTTCATTCTGCAGGCACAAATCGGCTTCGGCCTTCCGGCAAACTTCTCCAATATCGCTTCGGTGTTCATCGCCTTTGGCGCATTGGTTGCCTTCCTGATGTTTGTCCGTCCCGCCGGACATGTGAGCGGTGGCATGAAACCGGGTGCTACCTCATAA
- the adh gene encoding aldehyde dehydrogenase, which yields MNVITTQTRSEALDTSHLDIEWPFKPRYGNFINGAFVEPKSGQYFENVTPITGEVICEISRSNADDIEAALDAAHAAFPAWGKTSPTERSNMLLKMADRMEANTNLLAVAETIDNGKPIRESIAADVALAIDHFRYFAGCIRAEEGHISEIDHNTYAYHIPEPLGVVGQIIPWNFPLLMAVWKLAPALAAGNCVVLKPAEQTPASIMVFLELVGDLLPPGVLNAVNGFGLEAGKPLASSSRIAKIAFTGETTTGRLIMQYAAQNLIPVTLELGGKSPNIFFQDIMDADDAYFDKCLEGFSMFALNSGEVCTCPSRALIQESIYDDFIARALERVKKVKQGNPLQMDTMIGAQASGEQKEKISSYLDLGKGEGAECLLGGTVANLPGLEGGNYINPTVFKGNNSMRIFQEEIFGPVLSVCTFKDDDEALAIANDTDFGLGAGVWTRNGNRAFRFGREIQAGRVWTNCYHAYPAHAAFGGYKQSGVGRENHKMMLEHYRQTKNMLVSYSTDALGFF from the coding sequence ATGAACGTCATTACAACACAGACCCGCAGTGAAGCACTCGATACGTCTCATCTGGATATCGAGTGGCCGTTCAAACCCCGCTATGGCAACTTTATCAACGGTGCCTTTGTCGAGCCGAAATCCGGTCAGTATTTCGAGAATGTCACACCGATCACAGGGGAAGTGATCTGTGAGATATCCCGGTCCAACGCCGACGACATCGAGGCAGCTCTTGATGCCGCCCATGCCGCTTTCCCGGCCTGGGGCAAGACCTCACCGACCGAACGCTCCAACATGCTGTTGAAAATGGCCGACCGGATGGAAGCCAACACCAATTTGCTGGCGGTGGCCGAGACGATCGACAATGGCAAGCCGATCCGCGAATCCATCGCCGCCGACGTGGCGCTGGCTATTGACCATTTCCGCTATTTCGCCGGCTGTATCCGCGCCGAGGAAGGGCATATCTCGGAGATTGATCACAATACCTATGCCTATCATATTCCTGAGCCACTGGGCGTAGTTGGCCAGATCATTCCGTGGAACTTCCCGCTTCTGATGGCGGTCTGGAAGCTGGCTCCGGCGCTGGCGGCTGGCAACTGCGTGGTGCTGAAACCTGCTGAACAGACCCCCGCTTCGATCATGGTGTTCCTTGAGCTGGTTGGCGATCTGCTGCCACCGGGTGTTCTCAATGCGGTCAACGGCTTTGGCTTGGAAGCTGGCAAGCCGCTGGCCTCATCCAGCCGGATCGCCAAGATTGCCTTTACCGGGGAGACCACGACTGGTCGCCTGATCATGCAATATGCGGCGCAGAATCTGATCCCTGTGACGCTGGAGCTGGGTGGCAAATCGCCAAACATCTTCTTTCAAGACATCATGGATGCGGATGACGCCTATTTCGACAAATGTCTTGAAGGTTTCTCGATGTTTGCGCTCAATTCAGGCGAGGTTTGCACCTGCCCGTCGCGCGCTTTGATCCAAGAATCCATCTATGACGATTTCATCGCCCGGGCGCTCGAGCGTGTGAAAAAGGTCAAGCAGGGCAACCCGTTGCAAATGGACACGATGATCGGGGCACAGGCCTCAGGCGAGCAGAAAGAGAAGATCTCTTCCTATCTCGACCTTGGCAAGGGCGAAGGGGCGGAATGCCTGCTCGGCGGCACGGTCGCCAACCTGCCTGGCCTTGAAGGCGGCAACTATATCAATCCGACTGTCTTCAAGGGCAACAACAGCATGCGCATCTTCCAGGAAGAGATTTTCGGTCCGGTTCTCTCGGTCTGTACCTTCAAGGATGATGACGAAGCCCTCGCCATTGCCAATGACACCGACTTTGGCCTTGGTGCTGGTGTCTGGACCCGCAATGGCAACCGTGCTTTCCGGTTTGGGCGGGAAATTCAGGCTGGTCGCGTCTGGACCAACTGCTATCATGCCTATCCTGCACATGCGGCCTTTGGCGGCTACAAACAGTCCGGCGTGGGGCGTGAGAATCACAAGATGATGCTGGAGCATTACCGCCAGACCAAAAATATGTTGGTGAGCTATTCCACTGACGCTCTTGGCTTCTTCTGA
- a CDS encoding carbohydrate ABC transporter permease, protein MKKRYLVPTLYILFLMLPIYWLLAMSFKTTGEILSGFTLFPQTWTLDNYRVIFTDPTWYWGYINSITYVVINTIISVSVALPAAYAFSRYKFLGDKQLFFWLLTNRMAPAAVFALPFFQLYSAIGLFDTHLAVALAHCLFNIPLAVWILEGFMSGVPKELDETAFVDGYSFPRFFATIFLPTISAGVGVAAFFCFMFSWVELLLAKTLTAVAAKPIAATMTKTASSAGYELGLLAAAGALTIIPGAVVIYFVRNYIAKGFALGRV, encoded by the coding sequence ATGAAAAAAAGATATCTCGTACCAACGCTTTACATCCTGTTTCTGATGTTGCCGATCTATTGGCTGCTGGCCATGAGCTTCAAGACCACAGGCGAGATCCTGTCCGGCTTCACGCTCTTCCCACAGACCTGGACGCTGGACAATTACCGGGTGATCTTCACCGACCCGACCTGGTATTGGGGCTATATCAACTCGATCACCTATGTGGTGATCAACACCATCATTTCGGTCAGTGTGGCGCTGCCCGCAGCCTATGCTTTCTCGCGCTACAAGTTTTTGGGCGACAAGCAGCTCTTTTTCTGGCTCCTGACCAACCGCATGGCCCCGGCGGCCGTCTTTGCGCTGCCTTTCTTCCAGCTCTATTCTGCCATTGGCCTGTTTGACACTCATCTGGCGGTGGCGCTCGCCCACTGTCTGTTCAACATTCCACTGGCGGTCTGGATTTTGGAAGGCTTCATGAGCGGCGTGCCCAAGGAGTTGGACGAAACCGCCTTTGTCGACGGCTATTCCTTCCCGCGCTTCTTTGCCACCATCTTTCTGCCGACCATCAGTGCCGGGGTCGGTGTGGCCGCCTTCTTCTGCTTCATGTTCTCATGGGTGGAACTGCTGCTCGCCAAGACCCTGACGGCAGTCGCCGCCAAACCGATTGCCGCCACCATGACCAAGACGGCGTCAAGCGCCGGGTATGAGCTGGGACTGCTGGCCGCCGCTGGTGCACTGACCATCATTCCCGGCGCGGTGGTGATCTATTTCGTGCGTAACTATATTGCCAAGGGCTTTGCCCTGGGGAGGGTATGA
- a CDS encoding LytTR family DNA-binding domain-containing protein, translated as MPIRCLIVDDEAPARDELGFLLSQYADLSVIGEAASASKAVSLCLEQQPDLVFLDIQMPGQNGFEVIRALQVADCPLPLFVFVTAYDSYAVKAFEASAVDYILKPVSEERLARTIDRARGLLEQRSNPLQKQLESLLTKMQGADHPPLPTTHRVSVEKHGRIRLIDPRDIVFCSYDDSRVMAHTRDDVFPVYGIASMDRMEEHLAGSAFFRAHRSSLVNLDAIVEFSPWFNGKYSLVMGDRARSKLTVSRSRVKDFKLKLGL; from the coding sequence ATGCCAATCAGATGCCTCATAGTTGATGACGAAGCCCCAGCAAGAGACGAACTGGGCTTTTTGCTGTCGCAATATGCAGACCTCTCGGTCATCGGCGAGGCAGCATCTGCGTCAAAAGCGGTAAGCCTTTGTCTTGAACAGCAGCCGGATCTGGTGTTTCTCGATATTCAGATGCCGGGGCAGAATGGCTTTGAAGTCATTCGCGCCCTGCAGGTAGCCGATTGCCCGCTGCCTCTTTTTGTCTTCGTCACGGCCTATGACAGCTATGCGGTCAAGGCGTTTGAGGCCAGTGCGGTGGATTATATCCTCAAGCCGGTGTCCGAGGAGCGACTGGCCCGCACCATTGACAGGGCGCGCGGCCTTCTGGAGCAGCGGAGCAACCCACTGCAAAAGCAGCTGGAAAGCCTCCTGACCAAAATGCAGGGTGCGGACCACCCGCCACTGCCAACCACCCATCGGGTTTCGGTCGAGAAGCATGGACGCATCCGGCTGATCGATCCGCGCGACATCGTCTTTTGCAGTTATGATGACAGCCGGGTGATGGCCCATACACGTGACGACGTCTTCCCGGTCTATGGCATCGCATCGATGGACCGGATGGAGGAGCATCTGGCGGGCAGCGCTTTCTTTCGCGCCCATCGCTCGTCGCTGGTCAATCTTGATGCCATCGTCGAATTCAGCCCCTGGTTCAATGGCAAATACAGCCTTGTCATGGGCGACCGGGCGCGCAGCAAACTGACTGTCAGCCGCTCCCGTGTCAAGGATTTCAAACTGAAGCTTGGGCTGTGA
- a CDS encoding LytS/YhcK type 5TM receptor domain-containing protein, producing MSILTLIATLLKHVGLLVAGAYVLLSLSPVQEMNFNRRGFKNRSFMIVFFGLLGVLGTYSGNAIFDSIANLRAMAVITGGLFGGPIVGFGAGLIAGGHRFLIDPWGFSALACSLATILEGLMAGAVQVKLQDRAMRWQVALVLALIGESMHMGMVLLLSQPLNDAIALVRVIMLPMLIGNSLGAVLFVHVINSIQDFRERKASDQTQKIFDITNTTVAYLRAGLNAHSAQAMAEVIHDRLPVAAVSVTDTRTVLAHVGEGDDHHLPGRPLVTRATKQVIASGEQIFTHDKDLIGCSHSCCPLSSAIIVPLRKGGAIVGTLKFYGSPNYDMNKILFEVAKGLTDLFSIQLELEDIQVKDRLLAHAEIRHLQAQINPHFLFNSLNTIASFCRTAPDRARDLILDLSLYMRKNLDSSRGFIRLADELAQVNSYLAIEQARFGDCIRSRIDVEPGCEDWPIPSLIIQPLVENAVKHGLRTREDGGTVGLTICQKNGELQVTVFDDGSGIPEDLLSSLLERRALESHYDGIGLRNSHRRLEQIYGTEYGMHIKSASGQGTAISFSIPYRQEMLPLAS from the coding sequence ATGTCGATATTGACCCTGATTGCCACCCTTCTCAAACATGTGGGCCTCTTGGTTGCGGGGGCTTATGTTCTGTTGAGCCTTTCGCCGGTGCAGGAGATGAACTTCAACCGGCGTGGCTTCAAGAACCGGTCATTCATGATCGTGTTTTTCGGCCTGCTGGGCGTGCTTGGCACCTATAGCGGCAATGCGATCTTTGATTCCATTGCGAATTTGCGGGCAATGGCGGTGATAACCGGCGGGCTGTTTGGAGGGCCAATTGTCGGCTTTGGGGCAGGCTTGATTGCCGGGGGACATCGTTTCCTGATCGATCCTTGGGGCTTCTCGGCGCTGGCCTGCTCTCTGGCCACCATATTGGAAGGATTGATGGCCGGGGCGGTGCAGGTCAAATTGCAGGACCGTGCCATGCGCTGGCAGGTGGCTTTGGTGTTGGCGCTGATTGGCGAGAGCATGCATATGGGGATGGTCTTGCTGCTCTCCCAGCCTTTGAATGATGCAATCGCCCTGGTCCGCGTGATCATGCTGCCGATGCTGATCGGCAACAGTCTGGGTGCCGTGCTGTTCGTCCATGTGATCAATTCGATACAGGATTTTCGCGAACGCAAGGCCTCGGATCAGACCCAGAAAATTTTTGATATCACCAATACCACCGTGGCCTATTTGCGCGCTGGCTTGAATGCACATAGCGCGCAGGCGATGGCGGAGGTCATTCATGACCGTTTGCCTGTGGCGGCAGTGTCTGTTACCGACACCCGAACCGTGCTGGCCCATGTGGGGGAAGGCGACGATCATCATTTGCCCGGACGTCCCCTCGTCACACGGGCCACCAAACAGGTGATCGCCTCGGGGGAACAGATATTCACCCATGACAAGGATTTGATCGGCTGCAGTCACTCCTGCTGTCCCTTGAGTTCGGCGATCATTGTTCCGTTGCGCAAGGGTGGCGCGATTGTCGGTACGCTGAAATTCTACGGCTCCCCGAATTATGACATGAACAAGATCCTGTTCGAGGTGGCAAAGGGGCTGACGGATCTGTTTTCGATCCAGCTTGAATTGGAGGATATTCAGGTCAAGGACCGCCTGCTGGCCCATGCTGAGATCCGCCACCTACAGGCGCAGATCAACCCGCACTTCCTGTTCAATTCCCTCAATACCATTGCTTCCTTCTGCCGCACGGCACCGGACCGGGCCCGCGATCTGATCCTCGATCTGTCGCTCTATATGCGCAAGAATCTTGATTCCAGCCGCGGCTTCATCCGATTGGCCGATGAGCTGGCGCAGGTCAATTCCTATCTGGCCATCGAACAGGCACGCTTCGGAGACTGCATTCGCTCGCGCATTGATGTGGAGCCGGGCTGCGAGGATTGGCCGATCCCCTCGCTGATCATCCAGCCCCTGGTAGAAAATGCCGTCAAACATGGCCTTAGAACCCGTGAGGATGGCGGCACGGTCGGCCTGACCATTTGCCAGAAGAATGGCGAATTGCAGGTGACGGTGTTTGATGATGGATCAGGCATTCCAGAGGATTTGTTGTCCTCGCTTCTGGAGCGGCGGGCGTTGGAATCCCATTATGACGGCATCGGCTTGCGCAATTCCCACCGCCGGTTGGAGCAGATCTACGGCACGGAATATGGCATGCACATCAAAAGCGCTTCGGGCCAGGGCACGGCCATTTCCTTCTCGATTCCCTATCGTCAGGAAATGCTGCCTCTTGCCAGTTAA
- a CDS encoding BlaI/MecI/CopY family transcriptional regulator: MRRKKKSEFLTEVELEFMTRLWELGEANVRDILAKLPPERDLAYTSAATIMRILEQKNFVESRKEGKTHVYQALLTKDSYQTRFLKDISEKLFDNTPAALVARLVDDDDLSEEALDEIRALVEGRMKNDNGRVDP, from the coding sequence ATGCGCAGAAAGAAGAAAAGCGAATTTCTTACTGAGGTCGAGTTGGAATTCATGACCCGACTTTGGGAGCTGGGAGAGGCAAATGTGCGCGACATTCTGGCCAAGTTGCCGCCTGAACGCGACCTTGCCTACACATCTGCTGCAACGATCATGAGGATTTTGGAACAGAAGAACTTTGTCGAAAGCCGAAAAGAGGGCAAGACGCATGTCTATCAAGCCCTGCTGACAAAGGATTCTTATCAGACGCGGTTTCTGAAGGATATTTCGGAGAAACTCTTCGACAATACCCCGGCAGCACTCGTGGCGCGACTGGTCGATGATGACGACCTGTCAGAGGAAGCGCTTGACGAGATCCGCGCACTGGTGGAGGGGAGGATGAAGAATGATAACGGTCGGGTCGATCCTTGA
- a CDS encoding DUF2160 domain-containing protein: MMLTWMAWTWPTALVFIGIFSAMGIITVLEIRNPGGDERLGALGLVTTRGDRLFISLLGSAYIFLAWLGLFGTPLWVPLGVALTWATFCFWKV, translated from the coding sequence ATGATGCTCACTTGGATGGCATGGACCTGGCCAACGGCGTTGGTCTTCATTGGAATTTTCTCCGCGATGGGCATCATCACGGTGCTGGAAATCCGCAATCCCGGTGGTGACGAGCGCCTTGGCGCGCTCGGTCTTGTCACCACCCGCGGCGATCGTCTCTTCATCTCTCTGCTTGGCTCGGCCTATATTTTCCTTGCATGGCTTGGTCTGTTCGGCACGCCGCTTTGGGTGCCGCTGGGAGTGGCCCTTACCTGGGCGACATTTTGCTTCTGGAAAGTTTAG